cgAGAACATGGAGAGAAGCTGAtcacattccagaataaacgtggaggtcgTGTCCttctgcaggacatcaaggttggattcAAAATTTTTTCAGCTCAATACAATGGACTGATATCTCAATATGATCAGGTTCAGGATTAGACAAATACTGTGTGAATGGGAGGTTGCTCACCACAATAAGATTCCCTTCACTAAAAAGAAACACTTTTGCACTTGTGATTGAACAATAGTTGGCAATTGTGATAATCCAGTATTCTGGATGGTGAGCAAATATCGGTGTCTGCTGCAGCTTTGGACAAGATGAGGTGTCAAAAGGGAAAACAGGTCTTTCAGGTGCTGAATTCATCAGAATGAAGCCTTTATACATCTAGAAGATGTTTCTGATGCCTTGAGATCACTCTGATCACAGCCTAGCAGGATCTGTTTAGAAATGTCCCCTTCAAGAACAGTACCAAATACAGCATGTGTTTTACCAAGGTCAAGTTGGCCTGTAGTACCTCCTctacaatgatgagggataactaactgatcagatgtagactaatgatacaactgcctgctgagctgtgctttctgttcctgcttccctccccgcagaagccagagcaggatgagtggggcagtggcctggaggcaatgcagagagctctgcagatggagaaggatgtgaaccagagtctgctggatctgcacaaactggccTCTGGCCACACGGACCCTCATGTGAGTGTGGTGTATTTAAAATCTGGGTTTTTGAATAAAAACAGGGATCAGACACTTGGTCCTTTTTGTTCGCCACAAGATCTCATTTGACATTGTGGAGGGTTTTCTTGGGTTGTACCAAGATCCTCCTGTTTCTAAAACTGAGCACTTTCTCGTGTGTATTTGGCAATCTCCATGACATCACTTCACTGTTCGGTCTCCCAATCTGCATTTGGTCAGATTTAACCAGTTCCCCTCTTTGctttccagctgtgtgacttcctggagaggcactacttggatgagcaagtgaagatgatcaagaagctgggagatcacatcaccaacctgaagagactgggagcccctgacaatggcatgggagagtacctgtttgacaggctctcactcagctgaatggggtcaatacctatatctgttgtacatggtgacctcattctactaaatgactagttgtgctctgagcaaattaaaatagtgttcaccatggaactgagtaCAGTGTTTTATTTTCATAGCTTCTGGTTCTTGGAGCTCTGTGTTTTCATGTCTGATCATCaatcctttgttctttgtgacaacctttgattcaatgcctgccccagtaACTTGCTCAGTGTTTGATTCTGCTGTGTCTGGGGATTGAGTGGGCAATCCTTTTTATTGGAAATTCCATAACTGGTAAGGTTGTTGACAGATAAATCAGCATTACTGACATGTACTTGCAGGACCAGCTTCTAATCAATACACTGACTGAAATCAGTCCTTTGCCTGAAGGGTAGGCACTGATCCAATGCACTGCCCTTGGCCATGTGTTTGGGTCTCTTTTTAAATAAGCAGATTCTGGAAACCAGGAACACAacctgctgggaaatctcaggtttggcagcattgggAGGGAGAAGGGTTGAACAGAACCTGGCCATGAGACACGTGATCATCTCTTGATTTGATGTTGCGTTGCCTGACAGTGaggtgttttccagcaatttgttgtaATGCCTCGATGTTACTGATTTTAGTAGATTGTACAATTCCTCCTTTTAAAGAGTAATATACACTGCTTTTCTGCAGGTTTTTCCTCTTGATAAGGAATTGCTTATGTCACTGTTCCCAGAGCTCGGGAATTA
This is a stretch of genomic DNA from Stegostoma tigrinum isolate sSteTig4 chromosome 38, sSteTig4.hap1, whole genome shotgun sequence. It encodes these proteins:
- the LOC132206446 gene encoding ferritin, heavy subunit-like, translating into MASQVCQNYHKDCEDAVNKQINLELYSSYVYLSMFSYFDRDDVALRHFAEFFKEQSHEEREHGEKLITFQNKRGGRVLLQDIKKPEQDEWGSGLEAMQRALQMEKDVNQSLLDLHKLASGHTDPHLCDFLERHYLDEQVKMIKKLGDHITNLKRLGAPDNGMGEYLFDRLSLS